The Caretta caretta isolate rCarCar2 chromosome 10, rCarCar1.hap1, whole genome shotgun sequence genome has a window encoding:
- the FEM1B gene encoding protein fem-1 homolog B encodes MEGLAGYVYKAASEGRVLTLAALLLNRSENDIRYLLSYVSQQGGQRSTPLIIAARNGHAKVVRLLLEHYRVQTHQTGTVRFDGYVIDGATALWCAAGAGHFEVVKLLVSHGANVNHTTVTNSTPLRAACFDGRLDIVKYLVENNANISIANKYDNTCLMIAAYKGHTDVVRYLLEQHADPNAKAHCGATALHFAAEAGHLEIVRELVKWKSAMMVNGHGMTPLKVAAESCKADVVELLLAHADCDRKSRIEALELLGASFANDRENYDIMKTYHYLYLAMLERYRDSENIIEKEVLPQIEAYGNRTECRTPQELESIRQDRDALHMEGLIVRERILGSDNIDVSHPIIYRGAVYADNMEFEQCIKLWLHALHLRQKGNRNTHKDLLRFAQVFSQMIHLNEPVKAKDIESVLRCSVLEIEQGMSRIKSNQDTDIHTAMDNYECNIFTFLYLVCISTKTQCGEEEQSRINKQIYNLINLDPRTRDGSSLLHHAVNSSTPVDDFHTNDVCSFPNALVTKLLLDCGAEVNAVDNEGNSALHIIVQYNRPISDFLTLHSIIISLVEAGAHTDMTNKQKKTPLDKSTTGVSEILLKTQMKLSLKCLAARAVRIYNISYQKQIPRTLEEFVEFH; translated from the exons aTGGAAGGCCTGGCCGGCTATGTGTACAAGGCGGCCAGTGAAGGGAGAGTGCTGACCCTGGCTGCCCTGCTGCTCAACCGCTCCGAGAATGACATCAGGTACTTGCTGAGCTACGTCAGCCAGCAGGGTGGTCAGCGCTCCACGCCCCTTATCATCGCAGCCCGTAACGGTCATGCCAAGGTGGTGCGCTTGCTGCTAGAACATTACCGGGTGCAGACCCATCAGACTGGCACGGTCCGCTTCGATGG TTATGTCATTGATGGAGCCACAGCTCTCTGGTGTGCAGCAGGAGCCGGACACTTTGAAGTTGTCAAACTGCTAGTTAGTCATGGAGCCAATGTGAACCACACTACTGTGACCAATTCAACTCCGCTGCGGGCTGCATGCTTTGATGGCAGACTGGACATAGTGAAATACCTGGTGGAAAATAATGCTAACATCAGTATTGCCAACAAGTATGACAACACTTGCCTTATGATTGCAGCTTACAAGGGGCACACAGATGTGGTGAGATATCTCTTAGAACAACATGCTGATCCCAATGCCAAGGCACATTGTGGTGCTACGGCATTACACTTCGCAGCTGAAGCTGGCCATTTAGAGATTGTCAGAGAGCTGGTCAAATGGAAATCTGCAATGATGGTGAATGGCCATGGAATGACTCCATTAAAAGTAGCTGCTGAGAGCTGTAAGGCAGATGTAGTTGAACTTCTTCTTGCTCATGCGGATTGTGACAGAAAAAGTAGAATTGAAGCTTTGGAACTTCTGGGTGCATCGTTCGCAAATGACAGGGAAAATTATGATATAATGAAGACTTATCACTATTTATATTTAGCAATGCTGGAGAGGTACAGAGACAGTGAGAACATCATTGAGAAAGAGGTTCTTCCACAAATCGAAGCTTATGGAAACAGAACTGAATGCAGAACTCCTCAGGAATTAGAATCTATTCGGCAGGACAGAGATGCCCTTCACATGGAAGGCCTCATAGTGCGTGAACGAATTTTGGGCTCGGACAATATAGATGTTTCGCATCCTATTATTTATCGTGGGGCTGTTTATGCAGATAACATGGAGTTTGAACAGTGTATCAAACTATGGCTTCATGCATTGCATTTGAGGCAGAAAGGTAATAGGAATACCCATAAGGATCTCTTGAGGTTTGCTCAAGTCTTCTCTCAGATGATACACTTGAATGAGCCTGTTAAAGCCAAGGACATAGAAAGTGTTTTGAGGTGTAGTGTCTTGGAAATAGAACAAGGAATGTCCAGGATTAAAAGCAACCAAGACACTGACATCCACACAGCCATGGACAACTACGAATGCAATATTTTTACCTTCTTGTATTTGGTGTGCATCTCAACCAAGACTCAGTGCGGTGAAGAAGAGCAATCTCGAATCAACAAGCAGATATATAACTTGATTAATCTTGATCCCAGAACTCGGGATGGGTCCAGTTTGCTGCATCATGCTGTCAACTCCAGTACACCAGTAGATGACTTCCACACAAATGACGTCTGCAGCTTTCCAAATGCACTTGTCACCAAGCTCCTGTTAGACTGTGGTGCTGAAGTGAATGCTGTGGACAACGAAGGAAACAGTGCACTTCACATCATTGTCCAGTACAACAGACCCATCAGTGATTTTTTGACTTTGCATTCGATTATCATTAGTCTGGTGGAGGCTGGTGCTCATACAGACATGACAAATAAGCAGAAGAAGACTCCTCTTGATAAAAGTACAACTGGGGTGTCTGAAATACTCCTTAAAACTCAAATGAAGCTGAGCCTCAAGTGCCTGGCTGCCCGTGCAGTACGGATCTATAACATAAGCTACCAAAAGCAGATCCCCAGAACTCTGGAAGAATTTGTGGAGTTTCATTAG